The genomic segment TTGATGGCGCCGGCCGACACGCCGGTCACGATGGGAAAGTGGGCGTCGGGGATGTTTCTCGATACCCAGCGCAGGAAGCCGACCTGGTAGGCGCCGCGGGCGCCGCCGCCGGGCAAGAGAATGGCCAGGTCGTCGGCGCCGCGGGGCCGTTGCGTCCGCGGCCTGGCGGTGTTCGCGGGATCGGTCTCGGGCAAGTCGTGGCGTCCATCCTTCCGCTCGGGTGCGAGCAGGCACGTATAGTGTCTCACGGTGCCCGCTGCGAACGAGTCGAACGCGCTCGATCTGCGCACGGCGATCGATGGACTGCTGGACGGCGTGTCGTTCGCCGAGTTGCGCCGCGCGTCGGATCAGCTCTCCGCCGCCTATCGCGCGGGCCCGTCGCGCGGCTCCGGGTCGATCCGGACGGCGCACGACCGGCTGGCGTACCTGGCGGCGAGACTGCCGTCGACGTTCGAGGCGACCCGCGCGGTTCTGGGCGAGTTGCGCGGCCGGGCTCCACACGTGCGGGCAGAGAGCCTGTTGGAGCTCGGTGCAGGGCCGGCGCCCGGGCTCTGGGCGGCTGAGCGGTTCTTCCCGGAGCTGTCCCGTGCCACGCATGTCGAGGTCGACGCGGACATGGCGCAGTTGGGTCGACGGCTGCTGAAGGCGGGGCACTTCGATGCACGGGTCGAGTCGACGTGGTTGCTGCGTGACGTCGCACGGGCGCGTGAGCTCGGTGCGCACGATCTCGTGCTCGTCGGCTACGTGCTCGGTGAGTTGCCGGTGTCGGCCGGGGACGAGCTCGTCGACGCGGCGTGGAACGTCACCGCCGCGGCGCTCGTCATCGTCGAGCCGGGTACGCCGGCGGGCGCCGCCCGTGTGATTCGGGCGCGGGCGCGCTTGATCGACCAGAGCGGCAACGTTGCGGCGCCCTGCCCTCACGCCGGCGCGTGCCCGCTGGCGTCGGACGACTGGTGCCACTTCGCCGCGCGTGTCGACAGATCGAGCGTTCAGCGCCGCCTCAAGGGCGGATCGCTGGGCTACGAAGACGAGAAGTACGCCTACGTGGTGGTGACCCGAGGAGCCGCCGACCGGTGCGCGGCGCGGGTGCTGCGCCGTCCGGTCGCCCAAGCCCGCCGGGTATCGCTGCGCCTCTGCACATCCGAAGGGTTGCGGCAGGAACTGGTGACCCGCCGCGAGGGTGAACGGTACCGGGCCGCGCGCAAGGCACGGTGGGGTGATGGTTGGCAGCCGGCGGCGGGGGAGGCCGGTGATGGGACGGGATTGCCTGCCGCTCGTGCAGGTACTGCATGATATCATTATGGAAATACGGGGAACCAGTTTTCCGTGAAGAC from the Acidobacteriota bacterium genome contains:
- a CDS encoding rRNA methyltransferase, with product MPAANESNALDLRTAIDGLLDGVSFAELRRASDQLSAAYRAGPSRGSGSIRTAHDRLAYLAARLPSTFEATRAVLGELRGRAPHVRAESLLELGAGPAPGLWAAERFFPELSRATHVEVDADMAQLGRRLLKAGHFDARVESTWLLRDVARARELGAHDLVLVGYVLGELPVSAGDELVDAAWNVTAAALVIVEPGTPAGAARVIRARARLIDQSGNVAAPCPHAGACPLASDDWCHFAARVDRSSVQRRLKGGSLGYEDEKYAYVVVTRGAADRCAARVLRRPVAQARRVSLRLCTSEGLRQELVTRREGERYRAARKARWGDGWQPAAGEAGDGTGLPAARAGTA